ACAGCCAATTCATTGTACTTCTTCAAAATGGAAACGACAAGCCAAATTTTACAGACAGCGGGTGATTTTCGACAACACTATGTCGGAAAACATATCACACAACTGCCGAAGCCGGCTTTGGTACTAGACAAGGCCAAAATGCATCGGCACTGCAAATCTCTACTAGATGCTGTAGAGTATTTAGGTGTAGACTTTCGGGCCCATGTCAAGACACACAAGGTAGATACAGTTGCTCTTTCCCCAATATTCCAAACTCCCAGAGCTGATATTGGAACGATAGACTCTGGAAGGAGTTCGCCTGCAAGCTGGGGAAGGGAACAAAGATGTTCGACTCGTAGCATCAACCGTTGCTGAAATTGAGTTTCTACAACCGTTGTTACACGAATTTATGGAAAGTGGCCGCCAGGTCAATGTCCTTTACGGCATCCCTTTGCCACCCTCCCAGGTTGACCGCCTGGCAGCTATCGGTCGGCGGCTGGGTCAAGGCACCATTTCTGTCATGATTGATCACGTATCCCAGCTCAGTCATGTGGTTCGCTTTGCAGAGCAAGCCTCTTTTCCAGCTGGAGTCTACTTGAAGGTCGACACAGGCTACCACCGAGCAGGCCTACCTCCTTCAGGTCTCAACAAGGACGACTTGGTTTCAAGGCTGATTAACCTTGACAATGAAGGCAAAATAAACTTCATTGGGCTTTACTCGCACAGTAGTCTCAGCTACAATGACTCCACCGCCAAGCAAGCAATGGCCAATCTCGGAGGCGAACTCACCGGCTGTCTTGATGCGCTCGAAAAAAATGCGCACCTGTTCTCGAGTGACAAAGAAATAACCATCAGTGTCGGAGCCTCGCCGCAGGTAACTTCAATAGAGAACTTGGTTGTGGTTGAGGGAGTATTATTAGAGGACGCCGAGAATTTGCGACAGACTTTGCACAAGGTCGTGACCGAAAGACACTGTGGATTTCGCACCAAACTTGAACTTCACGCTGGTGTATACTCTCTGCTCGATGTTCAACAGTTTTCTACGCATTCCCGAGCTCACCTAGGAGACTACGAGGATGAGATAGCCATCTCTGTCATGGCAGAAGTCTGCAGCGTTTATAACGATGGCGAGCGGCAGCAACCTGAAGCTTTACTTGCAGTTGGAGTGTTGGGATTGGGACGTGAGCCTTGTGCGGCATATGAGGGATGGGGAATTATCGATCGTGACGCTTATTCTCCTGATACGCCGAATCTTGATCGCCGACTGATCGTGAAGCGGGTGAGTCAGGAACACTGCATTGTGTCCTGGGGGCTTACCAAGGGACATGACGATGAAAATTCTCAACAACCCATACCCTTAGAGGTAGGCCAGACGGTTCGCATTTATCCGAATCATGCTTGTATTACCGGAGCCTTGTATGGTTGGTATTATGTAGTCGATTCATCAGAGGACGGGCACCGAGTTGTAGATGTTTGGGAAAGGGCAAACGGGTGGAAAATGCCAATTGCTATGTAGTATTTATACCTATCATTTGCACGGAAACAAtgaaatattttttttatataaacCGTCTACCGTCGTTATGCTACAAATATTACTTATGGATCCTACCGACGTGAACCACCAATATCCACAGCGCAACCAAAAGTCAGTCAGCCATCCTTAACTACAGCAACGCACTTGATCTCAATATCCGAGCCATAGGGCAGTTCCTTCACGGCAACACAGCTTAAAAATAATCGTTTTAGAATGCGTAACATTAGAGGCCATTATAAACTCACGTGCGTGCAGGCTTGAGGTCTCCCCAGTATGTTTTGTAGGGGACAGACAACTCATCCGCGTCGAGGATATTGGTCAAAAATACCGTGACCTCCACTACGCCCTCCAGGCTAGAATTAGCCTGCTGAAGAATAGCCTCAAGATTCTTCATGATCTGGTGCTACGAAACACAATGAGATTTAGTTAAAAATCGGACAAGAAAGATGACGTACAAATCGATCAATAACCGTGCCTTGAACAATTTCCTTTGTAATGGGATCGGCACCCAATACGCCGGATGTGAATACGAAGCCATTGGCGACGATGGCTGGGGTGTAAACGCCTGGGCGAAGCGTGGGCGCCTCGTCAGTAAATACTCCGACTTTTTGGAAAGACATTTGGGACTATTCTATATTGTATTGAATTCGAGATCTTTTTTAACAAGGCCACTGATTTTGTTCAGGACGAATCTGGTGAAGGGCCGCTTAAATAAGAGACGACTCAAGAACGACGCAATGATTTGCGATGTAAGGCGCTTGTTCCCGCGTTAACTCTCCAGCTGCAGGTTTGCACAGGACATCTCTGGGCACTTGTGCGTGAGTGGGGAAGAACTGAATACGTTAGCTCTTATAGCGCGATGGATAAATGCATGCTGGCGCTCCCGTTCACCACAAGGGGTAAAGTTCGAGTCGTCTTATTGCACATTCAGACCCAATATCTGTTTGACACTTTCGAATTGTCCACATGGGCTGCGCTTCCGTGCACCGGATGTGGCAAGGCTTGAGATATTACAAAAACAATCAGGGATATTAGTGTCCGACACCTATCCCAACATTGCGTTCCCGTGCACCACAAACGCCAGGCTAGGTCCGAAATTCGAAGTGTTTAGAACAGGTGAGAGTGATAACAGTAGGCTTGTGCAAACACGAGGGGAAGGCGTCTATGTCGAGGCGGTCTCAGGATATGAAGTAATAGAAATATCAACTTCTGTAGCAAATCTTTATTTCGAAGCAATCATCGCAAAGAAAGTAAAGCCTGTCATGTGTGAAGTAATGGGATGTCCAAGGTATGGAATGTGGAGTAAGACaggcgctggagaagacgacCGCAGTAGCAAATGATCTAAACAAGGAAGGGAACAACTTTGCTACCAAAAGCGCCTGTGATGTACGTCAATTGAGAAGAATACTTCATATAGCATCTACTGGTGAAGCTAGGCTGGTGGTTGTGCTATTCATCACCAATACCACATAGAATCTACATCTCTATCCCCCCAATAGTGTCCACCAAGCCCCTTGTCGAGACATAGTATGAGATCAACTCTCCCGTACTTCTACACCTTCCGTAGACCAACATCGACCATATTCGCTGGCTCGAATATGACCCAAACTTCCCCCTACCGCCCCCATCATCCACCGTTTGAAACAGTGAAACTACATCGACGCCATTTCTGCGTTCGCGATTGATGAGTCGTACCGCATCTAGAATTTGAAAGACAGGGAAGTTTCCCTCTTCGAACCTGCCCGGCTCTAGACGATTTTCTAACCACTCTTCGATCCAAAGCCCAGTTTCAAGACGTCGAGAGCAGAGAGCACACGAAAGTAACAGTCCAGCGAACCCGATGGTATAAGCATTGAGGGAAATGCACTCTTCCCAGCTGATCCCAGCAGCGATGcgcagcaagatgaagatccaAGCTTCTGTTTCCTCATAAATATCGTCAATATTATGGATTGATGCACTTGTAAAGCTTTCCAGTGGCCCGTAGCCGTGCATAACACGGGCCGCCACATAATAAGCCATGTTCATGGCTAACTTATGGGACGGGAAATATATAGCCTCATTTTCAGGACTTCGTAGGTCAAGGTATTTCGGACAATTCGGATTTCCTGTGACTTCGATCCAGTCTGGGAAGGATGCGCGCCACATCTCTAGCTTTTCGGAGTACATCTCCATCGGGGCCACAAACTCACTGAAGAGCATGGTATGCTCTAACGAGGAAGCAGTATGATCTGTAAAGGTTGTGCTTTTTCTGGTTGTCCGACCGTTATCTGGctgccttgcccttgcccagCACGCAATGCGAGCGGCAGTGTTGAGACGATGCGATTCGCAAAGAATCCAAAGTATAGTAGCAGTACGACCGCTATCGGTGTCCAGAATGAGCTGCAGTCTTGGATCGAGCAACGGATCGGTGTAGGCCTGAAAGAACTCAGGAACGCCGAAATATGCCCTGCGCCACCAATTCTGCATCTTGACTTCCACCCAAGCTGCAAGGAAGCCAGCACCGTGAGGAAAGACAAGATTAGCGGATTTCTTCAACAGGTTTTCTACACCTTGGGAATGTGTGTAAAACTCTTTGAAGTTACCCATTGAGGATTCCACATAGCAGAAGAGAACCAACACGACGAGTGCCAACATGGGATACAAGTCAAACTCTTCAGAGCTCCAGCGCAGCATTTTACGCAGTGCTGAGCCGTACAACTCACTGCTTAGACATTCATGACCAGAATCTGGTCGGAAGGAGAACCATGGTGAATTGGAAGAGTTGAATAATCGCCTCTGCGGCAGTTTCCGACTCAAGCGATTGGCTGCAAGGGTGGCCATGGCGTCCGTGATGAGTGACGAATGACCACGGATAGCCATAAATTCGAATGACAAGTTTAGAGCCGGCACACAATGAACTTCCCAAGCATTCATGTAGAATCTGAAGACGTCATTTGTTCTTTGCTGTAGCAGACAGGATGGGGTTAAGCCGATAGCCATCCCATCGGCGCTCCCCAAGTGCGACAATTCTTCCAAAGGGCGGGAGCCAGAGAGAGTTTCTCGGTTTCCATTGTCAGTATCTAGGGCATATGATAGGCTCAAGTCCGTCTCTAGGGTCGTGTCTTCATTTAATAAAATGTCATGGCCGAAAGTTGCGTCAACACCGCCCTCGACTCTAGGGGACGAGAATCGCGCATGCTTTGGCGGAGCCCATGTTACAGCAACACGTTTGTCTGATGGCTGACCAGGCTGACGCGGCGAAGTGCCTTGTCGCACCCCAGCTTTGCGGGACCTTGACGGACCTACGACGCTGCGAAACTCGAAAGTTGGGAAGATCTGCTCACAGGATACCCCGAGCTTCATACATAGGCTGCAAGGTTTCCGCTCATCGCACTACTGAACCGTCAGCTGTGTCACTGAAACCCCGAGTTTGCAATCAATTGCTCCACACACCTTTTTCCGTCTCTGCCTGCACACTTTACAACCGGTGCGAGAGCGATATATGTTGGTCTTTTtgggacgaggaggagctggttcGTACATATTGAGATATGCCGAATACTGAAAATCGTAGTAAGTGAGAGATGCTCGCAGGTGGAGTTCTGCTAAAAGAGTAGCGATATTCCTTGGCGCGAGATCGCCCCTCGGTATTACGGTAATTTCTCTACAAGAAAGCTGGACCAGTTGCCAGCGTTTGTGAGTCAAGCGGCTGCGAAATAGCGTGCGCTAAGTTAAACCATCTTGTACTTGACTCTTTTCCCCAAAATGTGCTCGGTAAATCGTTCACCCTTGTGGTGGATAAAGGGTTCTCTGCAATAGACGTAGCAGTTCTTTTGTATGGGTGACTGGACTGAAGCTCCTTACCAACGAGGTGATTCTAAATACCAATTTGTAAGACTAAAGAACacgcaagaaaaaaaagaaagaaagtaAATGATATGCAGCACTAGATATCTGGTAGTGGCCATCGATCAAATACTAACCTTGCGCTCGGGAGTTTCTTATAAGAGATTAATCTGGGTATTCTTCAGGTCTACTATTCGTTTAGTCATTtatggaagaagatgttcAAAGTAGCCATAATCATTGCTTGGTGACTTGAGAATCGCTGTGCGCGCATATGATTAAAGCATATAACACACCAACTGCTTATGCTCAAGCCTCTTCCTtgacttttacttttttttcttgcggGGTTTTTGAGAGGGATCGAAAGTTGGAGTAGGCGGAATAAAAATTATGCCCATTAGCACAGAGACTGTACGGAAAAGTTATAAAGATACAGTGTAGACATAGGTTCAGTCGGTTATCTCATTTACCATACCCAGTTTTCCAAAATATCACCCTTTACTGCCAGAATCAGATATTGCATTAGATAGTAGTCTCAATTAACGCGATGTGAGGATAGGTGGTAGCATGTAACGCGAGACATTGAGCTTTTGTGGCATTGCCTATGTTGGACAGTGTTTCTATCTACCAAAATGGACAAGAATAAGGTCGAGTGCTTCTAGTTACAATACGCCGAATCTAATATTTACGATTCAATCTTCAGCTGTTGATCGAAGCAGATTTAAACCTTTACTTCTGTAAGCCCTTGTGCGTGCAATGCAGTTATGTAGTCTTGCGCCGAGTCGACCTGCTTGATCCTGCCCGTGCAGTCATCCAGATACAGCCAGTCTGTACCATTGTACGTAATATGACTTCCTTCGGGTTTGTTGCTAGATTCAACGATATCAAAGTTCATTAGCCCAAATCTGTGAAGATGCTCAAGTTGGGTGACTCTTCCGGCCTGTCACTTGGGTGCACCTACATCGGAATGATCATCTTGTCATGTGGCCCCACGGTTGCGTTCAACGCCCATCGAATAACAACATTATACTTGTCAAAAGCAACGTTGTGAACAACAAATTGGTAGTGATTCCAGCCAGTGTGCGCCATTTTCATGAATTTGATGAACTCGCCGGATGTTCCAATTGGTAGTTCTATGGAGCCGTTGGAACCTGGCAACCGGTCTTGGTATAAATTAACATTGGGTGTAAACGTTATATTTTCGAGGCCAAAATCTCCATTCCAGGTGTCGATGTAGTTTTTGGCAGCAATCTCTTGCGATTTGTGACAGAGAACAAAGTCGCACTCTTGGCATAGAGTTGCGGACATGGCGAGAGATGTCATCGCACCAACTACCCATAGAAAGTTGAGGACGGTCATTTTATTAATCTGAACGTTATGATACCCTGTATTGTTGATCGTCGTAAACGCTTATAAGAGGTAGTTCCAAATATCGTTAATGCTCGAAACCAGACGAGATATAGGTGAGAGGGTATCATTCACAATTTTGCAAAGACgcacatatatatatctgcGGTATTGAGAACGTACTGGACTAACGAATTCAATCACAACTGCCCAGGTCTCCTGCGCCAACGATCCTTAGGCTGGGAAGAGATCCTAAATGCCAACTGCGCCACGCCCGGAAAGCCGAAATAGGTGATTGTTACATTCATTACCACAAATCTTGTTCGTTCTGATTCGAGATAGACTAATTGCGTTTCGGGATCGTTGCTGAACGTCTCGCGCCGTGCTGGCCCTAAATAGGGCGGTATCGAGAGCGAGCCGCATTTGGAAGAACGAGGCGGTTGAGGGATGAGACCGGGCCAACAATCCATTACTAGCCATGCATCTGTCAGCGCTACGAACCACTCGCTCTAAGCCTCTGAGACGTGTCTGCCTGTCTAACAGGCCCTCTGATCAACCAACCATTGCAAGGCATCCACTCGCGATGTTATTCATACTCAATGTGTAGCTGCAATTGAGCTGGAATTGATGGCGAACCTCGTTATGTCAATACTCTGGCGTAGCATCCCGCCTCATAGCCCACAGATTACCAAAAGTTGCAGCTTCTGGTAACTTGAATAATGTTACCGTTCATTACAGTACGGTACATGTAGCTTCCAGTGCTCGGTCAAGCGCCGTGAGGCGGCCCTGTGGCCCATAGGGCGATTAGTTATCGCCATCTAATGTACCACTCAACCAACATTTTGAACCCAAATGCCGATTTGTAAGGGTTCCACTGCTATAACTACGGAAAATAACTGTGATTGTCTAGCAGTCCATCGTTTGTTTTTACTCTGCGCGAATTAATTAGGTCCGTGGTGTCTCGGACCATCGGACGAGTAAGACCTTGCACGCTAAATCCCatattccatccatcctttaGGGCAGTATTTGGTCTAGAATAGTTGCGTCCACTTCCAGCATGGTGAAACTATCTAGTCAATTGATACTCTACGAGTGTTAATCACAATTCTTTCCACAGTCTCGATGACCAATGCACCATAGAAGAGAacagagcagaagaagagatatTGATCCTAGGGCGTAGTTGTCTGATTCCTGCTAACATGCCTTACATGTGCAAGCAACACTTTTGGTATATCATTAAGCTGAACCCTAGCATGGATGTTTAGGTGAATCTAAGCGCGGATGCATAAACAGGCAGAGAGAGCAGTACTGTGAATAGTAGGTTTAATTCCAACATGAAGTTAAAAATGATATAACTAATCAAGGTATCGTAAATGAAgctgttttctctctcttagATCTGGATCACAAAGGTTCAATTTGCTACCTGTAATAATTGGCATGGGCGATACTACCGTTACTAGCAAAGGTAGTGCTGAAGTCCAAATCTACTTAGGTAGCTTtttggatgatgacgagtATTAGCATTACCCAATTTCTAGCGTATAGTGGACTTCAGTCCGTTAACCATAAAACATCTGACAATCATGATAATGTCATATTTTTTAATCGGAACGAGCTGGAGTATGTTTCTTTAGGCTGATCACATAGTGTTGAAAAGGCACCCCTACGTACGTAGTCAATATTCCTTGGATTGTCCTAAGACAGACCGAATCTAGTCGTCAAGTATGGCATTATGAGCTATGACTTTCTCATACTCCTGAAATAATCGAATGCCTTTTGGAAACCCATTCCACTGCAAGCCCTGCTCATCCATCAACTGATCCCGTTTCTCCATAGAACGTTTCCAAGACGGAAGCACAGCCATCTGGTCGTGCCAAGCGCGGACATGGGGTATACCATCCCATATTTCATCCCACGGTTGCATCAATACCTCGCTGAGGCGGCAGTTCCATGGTACAAAAGCCATATCTGCAAATGTCATCTTATCAATGGAAGATTTCCGGTGGCTGGTAGAAGCATTGGCCAGAAAGGGTGAAATGCTTCCACAATTAAATCAgaaagaagctgatgatatAATTAATACTAGAAAATGCATGGATCCGCTAGATCAATTGGTTTTGGTTGCTGTTATGGGTATTAACAATCAAAAAGCTgctttgatgctgcttggTATATGATACAGGAACTATCTAATAGCCGTTGTgtatatattatttcttgGAACGCAAATCAATGGACTACCCATCGTTTTTCCATTAGATCCATCTACAAAAAATTTGGTCCGTGTCTCTGATGAGAAATAGGCCGAACTAATTTAGAATTACATGCAAGTCGTCCAAACCGAATATTTCTAAAACGTCAACTATTGAGTGGCAATTCAATATCCACAACCCACGGTAATTGATTTGAGCCATTATTGCCAGACACAGCAGCATTGACAAACAAGGTCATTCCGAGCGTGTTATAGTCAGTCCATTCTTGTTCACAGTATCCGCGCTCTTTACAGCCGTTCATCCTATCTTCTCTtgccttcatctcttccGCTGATTCGAATTTGGATCCATTTAGGCTGATCATATTCTCGATGACATAGGACTTATCGTTGTCTATATCGGTGAAGTGGGACGGCATGTCGGATATTTGAGGTCTCCAAGCTACCATCTTTGCGCCCCATCCATCATGAGCATGTCCGAAGCAGTGAATTCGTGGTTGAGCTTTTGCGACAGCCGCAAAAAGTTGCGGACATCCaattcttttcctttctgcAGATAAGTCCATGATTCCTTGAGGCGGACCATGGGTAACAACAATGTCGATCCCGTTTTCGATTTCAAAATTGTGGATGCCGCTGTATTGAAAGCCCCAGCCGgaggatgatgctgttgatggcGTATATGGGCTTGCATAGATACTCAAAAGAGCACCATTTTGAAGGGAAAACCGATGCGAACCTTCGTCAACGAAGATgatacctttttttctagACTCCTGCAGCATCTGTCGGGCTGTGCCGTAGTCGCCATATTCCTTTCTTATGGTCACGTTATCCAGAGGTTCCAGTGAAAGTCTGTTTGCTTCCAAGATCTTTTGTTTAAAAACAGGTATGTCTAGCGAGAAATCGTGATTCCCAGCAATAACAATCTTTAGAGGGGCATTTAATTTCTCAATAAGCTCGATGGCGGATTGAAATTCGTCCAATCTTGAATGTTGCGTCAGATCGCCGCAGTGAATAGCTACGTCGACAGGCGTGTGTATGTCGACTGGCAGCTGCATTCCATGCGTGTCTGAAATGATGAGACACCTTGTCCGGATGCGGCAAGCGGGTATGCGCTCCTTAGTAGCCATGGTTCTGGTTGAGCAGGATATCGAATAAACGGCAATTGAATCAATGACCCTACTTTCCAAGTCTTAGTGTTCTTTCTCCAATGCCGGATGCTACTGAGAAAAGCTGGGCTGACCAACTTATATACTGCCTCCAGTGAATTGATTCTTGACAACTGGCTTACTTTTGGCAAAAAGTCAGTCTCAGCAGCCTTACGTAACCTTTCCACACCGTTGTTACAACAATCGGAATACTGTGTATGAAATTTTATTCACCTGGCGAGCTTTCGCACGTGAAATAGAGATAAGCGAGATTTCAGTACCTCTGTACGAAAGGTAGCAGCCATGTTCAACGTTCCATATGGCTTGGTAGGGGCCTACCTAGTACTGACCGAATTTGGTCCTCTGAGTGCACATTGTACCTAGGTAGATTGTATGTGAACATATCCAAAGTATAAAGCATGAGCCTTTGAGTGTAGCAATATAATTCACCTCTCTGGGTTATTCACGCAGCTGATTACTAGAGTAATCCTTGGCCGGCCACATAATGAATCAAGAAGTAGGAACGACAGCTATGTACAATGTCGGGTATAGCTGTATACATCACATTCAGTCGCAACATATCCATAGCCAATATATGCCTTGAAGCTGTTAAACCTTACCAGTAATGCTACCGTCAATTATCTCATACGGAAGGAAGAGGGCTGATTAAACAACATATTCGTTAGAAATGGATTATGTTATTAAATAAGATGTGATCAGAAGCCGCAAGCTAAATACGCAATAGCAAGACTCCCGCAGCTAGTCGCGTTCAGCCGGTTGAGTATCACTATTTTTGTTCCTAGTTATGGAAGCAGATGACGGGTCTCTTCCCTTAGTCTGTGCTGCTTTCCTTCGGACGTTAATGTCCCAGCTAAGTAGAGCCATCTTCCATTTCCCCCAGCCGACTTCAAAGTTAAATTGGCTTGAAAAGCCACCTCTTTGTGTCTCGGGCTCGGCATCAGAGTCTTTAACGATGTCCCACTCCTGTCCGTCGGTCTTGTTATCCTGGCTACTCGAGGTTTCGGGACTCGTGAGGACTTTTTCGTCTTCGAGCGATTCAGGAttatttcctttctttttaaGCTGTTTGATCTGCTTAATATCTATCAGGTTATTAGTAAACCCTATAATCAACAGGGAAGCGGGCCGTACCTGAGGGACGCCATGTGCCGCCCTGTTGTGCCATATTTGAAATTGACTCTCAGCTTTTAAAACGCATTAATAGAATTTGTTCCAGTGGCGATTTTGGGACCAAAGTCGATGGTGGTTAACGAAAATGgtcagagaaaagagggagagtgGAAGCAAGAATGAGCAAGGAGGCTGAGCAATAGCGGGGTTCGGGGAATCAGGATAAGGGAGGCTGCCTAATTAACCATaatgtacggagtacttgtaGTTCCCTCATCAAGACACTGGTTTATCAAGTATCTAGTGATTCATGTGGGCTGCAAGAGGCATGTTGGTTGCAAGACAAAGCGATCATATATTCTTCGCCAATCAAATTTACACGTTTTGCTCATTAGATGAGATTGGGTAGCAAGGGTAGAACGTGTAAGGGCATTAGTGTAGCATTGCGGCCAGATCTTTTTCTACCACCGTCTATCTAGAGATGATAAAGAGAATTGCCTTAAAAATGACTTTTTCAGCACACATAAGAGGTATGAATGGCTCCCTATAATAGGACCAACAAGCACTCTCTCTGGTTAGGTCGGCTGCCTAAACCGCTATTTGAAGGATATGCGGGCTGCTTCTGACAGATCCTTACCATCACATTGGcgagtaaaaaaaaaaccccccatTCAAACGTGTTGATTTTCGTGATATCAACAACGGCCAGAGGAATAATTTTGTCTATTAATATTCAACCTTCCTACAAAACACTCTACATCAATATGACCCAGTAAGAGCATCAACTGGCCTCTTCGTTCCTATCATTCACTAATTTTTCAACGAAACAAGACTAGCCTAGTAGGGGTCAGTTAAGATGAAGGTATGTCCAAGAAGCTTGTCACATTTAGCAGAACCCTCTCTGATGTTCTTCAAGTTCCAGTTTGCTATCACCACTCTTCTCGGCGCCTTGCCGCTTTTCACCCAAGCTTTAGCTCGCTCCGAACTTATAAAGACTTTTGTATCTGGCTGGACTAAGTTTTGACCTCTACAAACGAGGTGAAGTTGGCTTATAAATAAACGGCAAGCCTATGAAATGTCGCTGCCAGTTGTttacagcaacagcaaagaTAATCAGTGTGGTGAGGCCCGCAATGAATCTACAGGCAAGAAGTTCGGTTTCTATCTCAGATTGTCCAACCTTAGTGGTAAACTTTGCGGCGACATCAACGTCGGCGCCAATTTTGGAGTTGCTAAATGCGACTTCAGCTTCAGGTATGAGGGCTCAACCTGTGGCGGTGGCGAGAACGGCCACACGACGGTTTATGTCCCAAAGATACAAATGGAGTCAAGTTGTCGGATAATGTTCAAATTGTTTCTGTCACCTGCTCTAATTGATTATCAGGGTGAGGAAGATTCCGATGGCTGTGTTTCACAAGACTCCCACTGAACCGGGGGATACAGCATTGGCATTATGGCACATGCCGAGGATCCTGCGAATAAGATACCTCTACGATAATTCAGTTTGTGGAATTTCTTCATGATTCGGGGTAAAAGTCTTCAGGAACTTATTTTCAGTTGTCGTtctctactttttttttcataCAGTTTTAAACGGATTTACATATTAGGATCTTATCTCGCTTGCTCTGAGGTTTTAATTAGCAGCTCGAGATttaaggaagaagaaatggcgGGCTGGATCTCAGCCCTGATT
The sequence above is drawn from the Trichoderma breve strain T069 chromosome 5, whole genome shotgun sequence genome and encodes:
- a CDS encoding putative serine dehydratase domain-containing protein, translating into MHRHCKSLLDAVEYLGVDFRAHVKTHKTLEGVRLQAGEGNKDVRLVASTVAEIEFLQPLLHEFMESGRQVNVLYGIPLPPSQVDRLAAIGRRLGQGTISVMIDHVSQLSHVVRFAEQASFPAGVYLKVDTGYHRAGLPPSGLNKDDLVSRLINLDNEGKINFIGLYSHSSLSYNDSTAKQAMANLGGELTGCLDALEKNAHLFSSDKEITISVGASPQTLHKVVTERHCGFRTKLELHAGVYSLLDVQQFSTHSRAHLGDYEDEIAISVMAEVCSVYNDGERQQPEALLAVGVLGLGREPCAAYEGWGIIDRDAYSPDTPNLDRRLIVKRVSQEHCIVSWGLTKGHDDENSQQPIPLEVGQTVRIYPNHACITGALYGWYYVVDSSEDGHRVVDVWERANGWKMPIAM
- a CDS encoding endoribonuclease l-PSP domain-containing protein; this encodes MSFQKVGVFTDEAPTLRPGVYTPAIVANGFVFTSGVLGADPITKEIVQGTVIDRFHQIMKNLEAILQQANSSLEGVVEVTVFLTNILDADELSVPYKTYWGDLKPARTCVAVKELPYGSDIEIKCVAVVKDG
- a CDS encoding fungal zn(2)-Cys(6) binuclear cluster domain-containing protein, with product MYEPAPPRPKKTNIYRSRTGCKVCRQRRKKCDERKPCSLCMKLGVSCEQIFPTFEFRSVVGPSRSRKAGVRQGTSPRQPGQPSDKRVAVTWAPPKHARFSSPRVEGGVDATFGHDILLNEDTTLETDLSLSYALDTDNGNRETLSGSRPLEELSHLGSADGMAIGLTPSCLLQQRTNDVFRFYMNAWEVHCVPALNLSFEFMAIRGHSSLITDAMATLAANRLSRKLPQRRLFNSSNSPWFSFRPDSGHECLSSELYGSALRKMLRWSSEEFDLYPMLALVVLVLFCYVESSMGNFKEFYTHSQGVENLLKKSANLVFPHGAGFLAAWVEVKMQNWWRRAYFGVPEFFQAYTDPLLDPRLQLILDTDSGRTATILWILCESHRLNTAARIACWARARQPDNGRTTRKSTTFTDHTASSLEHTMLFSEFVAPMEMYSEKLEMWRASFPDWIEVTGNPNCPKYLDLRSPENEAIYFPSHKLAMNMAYYVAARVMHGYGPLESFTSASIHNIDDIYEETEAWIFILLRIAAGISWEECISLNAYTIGFAGLLLSCALCSRRLETGLWIEEWLENRLEPGRFEEGNFPVFQILDAGEVWVIFEPANMVDVGLRKV
- a CDS encoding calcineurin-like phosphoesterase domain-containing protein, giving the protein MATKERIPACRIRTRCLIISDTHGMQLPVDIHTPVDVAIHCGDLTQHSRLDEFQSAIELIEKLNAPLKIVIAGNHDFSLDIPVFKQKILEANRLSLEPLDNVTIRKEYGDYGTARQMLQESRKKGIIFVDEGSHRFSLQNGALLSIYASPYTPSTASSSGWGFQYSGIHNFEIENGIDIVVTHAQPRIHCFGHAHDGWGAKMVAWRPQISDMPSHFTDIDNDKSYVIENMISLNGSKFESAEEMKAREDRMNGCKERGYCEQEWTDYNTLGMTLFVNAAVSGNNGSNQLPWVVDIELPLNS